GCGCAGCTCGATGTCGGCCATGGCAATGGCGCCCTTGTGGTGCTCCATCATCATGTGGGCAAAGTCGTGGTCGGTGTTACCCTTGGGCTTCATGGCGTCCATCTTGGCCATCATCTCGTTCATCGACGCCATCAGGGGCGAGGTGCCGGCGGTGCCATCAGCCATTTTGGAGTGGTCCATGCCAGCCATGTCGCCGGCCGCAGCGGTGTCGGCTGGGGCCGAAGTAGTGGCAGTCGTCGTAGTGTCGGCCGACTTATCGGAGTTGCAGCTGCCCAGCAGCAGGGTGCCCGAACAGAGGGCGGCGAGGAGAAATGCGGACTTTTTCATGGGGTTTGGGTTGGGGTAAGCGGTGAAAAAATGAGGTGATGGGTCCGGAATTAGGCCTTCACGTTGATGGTGAAGTCGCCGGTGTGAATCTGCCCGCCGTGGTTGAACTGCAGGAACACGCGGTACAGGCCGGGCTTTTCGAAGTTGGTGTTGAAGCCGATGACAGGGCCCTTGTCGGCCTGGTCGTTGGGGTGCACGTGCAGGTAGCGCTCGGTGTCTTCGCTGATGACCACGACGTGGCCCAGCGCCCCGAGGTACTTGTCGAGGTCGGTCACGGGCTGGCCGTTTTTGCTCAGCGTGATTTTCATGCCCAGCAGCTGGCCTACTTTCAGCTCCTTGTCAAAAGCCAGCGTGGCCTGGTAGCCATCCTTGCTCCACTGCATCTGGTCCTGGCGGAACTTGACGGGCGTGTACTTGGGCCCCTGCACGCTCACCACCTGGCGGCCGAGCTGATGTCCGCTGCCATCGGGCGTGTAGTCCTGAAACAGCACGTAGTCGCCGCCCTTGGGGAAAGTGAACGCGGCCTTGTAGTTGCCATCCGCCGTGAACTCGGGGTGCTCGTGGTCGAACACCGACAAGTCCTTGCGGACGATAATGAGGTGGATTTTCTTCTCGTGCACCACCGCCAGCGGCACCGGCGCTTTCTCGTTGCCGATTTCCTGCGGGGTGTAGGTGAGCGTAACGGGCTGGCCGGCCACCAACTGCATGGGCTTGGGCTCGAACTGCATCTGGTAGCTCTTGCCGTTGCTCACCTGGTCGTTGTGAACCAGCTCCATGCCGCACTTGGGGCACTTCTCGCCGGGCTTGGTGCTGGTCACCTCCGGGTGCATGGGGCAGGCGTAGGTGTGGCCCCCGGCGTGGGCAGCCGTGCTGTCGGGCGCGGTGCCGGTGGGCGTGGTAACGGTGTTGGTGGCGTTGCTGCTCGAAGAATCCGAGGAGCAGCTGGCAACGGTGAAAACGCTGGCAGCGGCCAGCAGCGGAACAAGAAAGCGGTTCATGAAAACGGGTATGGGATGGGAAATCCGGCCCCGGAAAGGGCCGTTGGGGCCTACGCCTGCCACTGCTGCCAGAGCACGAAGCCCAGGGCGGCAGCCAGCCCGGCGTAGAGCAGGTAGGACAGCCAGCGACGGCCCGGCCCACGCGGGGGCGGCGCACCGGCCTCCTGACAGCAACTCTTCATTGCGCGGGAGGAAAAACCAGGAAATTGGGGGAAGGGGGCGCGGCCGGGCCACGCAAACGAGCAAACGAAAAGGCCCGCCCCGGACATAGCATAGCTATGCCGGCGCGAGCCTTAGCGCGTCGGAAGAATCAGACAGTCAGCGACTGGATGAAAATACGGATGTCGGGTATTTTAGGCGGCAGGTGCTCTCTGGGCACCAGCGTGACCGCGCAAGTACGGTCCCACTTGCCGGCGGCGGGCCGGAAGTGGAAATCCATGGCTTCGGGCAGCAGCGCCGGAGCGGGCACCAGCAGCTGCTTCTGCGCCGGCGAAGTCAGCGACGAAAGCAGCGAGGCCGATTTGTCCTTGCAGCAGTCGTGGTTGCGGGTCGACTTACCCGGGTGGCCGTCGTGCTTGCCATGGTGTTCGGCTATTGCGCCATGACCGTGGCAGCCCGGATGCGCAGGCTTTTCCGCCTGGTGGTGGCTCATGGCCGCCATTGGCGGAGCCATCTGGGCAGGATTCACGGAAGCGCACCAGCACTGCCCCACGAACACGTTGACGAAGACGAGCAGGAAGCTCGTCGCCAGCAAACGGCGGAAGGGGAACAGGCTACGGAACATAACGGGCACTAAGCAACCGCAAAATTAGACTTATCTCCGGGAAGGAGTAAGACTGCTTAACTACCAGCAATGCCGCCAAAGGGTTCCGGGGGTAGTAAGAGCGTAGTGGCAGCAGGATGATAAAACGGCGATACTGAGCGCTTCAGCGCCATCTTCTTCCATATCGGATACATGTCGTTTCCGGCCAAAGAGCAAAATTATGCAAGTGGGCTGCGAGATTTTATAAGCAAGCGGGCTATAACTGTTTGATAAAAGTGAAGTGCGAAGACAACTTTCTTCAATCCAATTTCTAGAAAGAGTATCGGGTTTCGTATTCATCATTGGAAGAGCACACCGGTGCAAGCCTGCGCCTGCTCGACCACTAATCTTTTCAATTCTAACAACTCACATGCAAGAACTCAACAACCGCGTGGACGAAATATCCTCGCTCACGAACCACTATCTGGTACGGGCCAAAAGCTCCGGCCACCCCTACTTCACCGATTTTCTGCAAGCGGGCACCTTAATGCAGCAGGTGCTTACGCCCAAGGAATTTGCCTTCTGGTGCGCCGAGAAAATGCTGCTCAAGCAGCAGCCCTTTAACGAGAAGACCTTTATTCAATACGCCGTCGAAACCACGGTGGCGCGGTACTTCGGCGAACGGTTCCCCACCAATTTTCGCGTGGAAGCCAAAATCAATCCTGCTAACGATAAAGACGTGGACTGCGTGTTTGAGGACGCGGGCTTCACGTTCAACGTAGAAGTGAAATGCTCCGATTTCAAGGCCAAGGAGAAGGTGGATAGCCAGGACGCCTTCAAGTACGAAACCGCCGGCCGGCTGCCCGACCGCGGGCAAGAGGCCATGGCCATCGTTTCGGCGGCGCTGGACGAAGGCCTGGCCAAACGCGGTGAGGCGACCAAGCCGCACTTGCCGGCCAAAAACATGGACAACAGCTTAAAGGACTTTCTCGAATCGGCTCACGAGAAGTTTGGTGCGCCCACTGATGAGCAGCACCTCAATGTGCTGGTAGTGGGCTGCGGCGATGC
This region of Hymenobacter sp. GOD-10R genomic DNA includes:
- a CDS encoding heavy metal-binding domain-containing protein, with the translated sequence MNRFLVPLLAAASVFTVASCSSDSSSSNATNTVTTPTGTAPDSTAAHAGGHTYACPMHPEVTSTKPGEKCPKCGMELVHNDQVSNGKSYQMQFEPKPMQLVAGQPVTLTYTPQEIGNEKAPVPLAVVHEKKIHLIIVRKDLSVFDHEHPEFTADGNYKAAFTFPKGGDYVLFQDYTPDGSGHQLGRQVVSVQGPKYTPVKFRQDQMQWSKDGYQATLAFDKELKVGQLLGMKITLSKNGQPVTDLDKYLGALGHVVVISEDTERYLHVHPNDQADKGPVIGFNTNFEKPGLYRVFLQFNHGGQIHTGDFTINVKA